AAACTTGCATGAAAGGGATCAAGAGTCTACAGATGGTTTGGATGATAACATCCTCTTGTTTTCTTATCATTTCATAGTCCTCCTCAAAAGCATGAGAACTGCAATACCTGCCGTAAAGATGACAGCGGTCTCAAAAAGGGTGTCATAACCTCTGTAATCAGCGAGCACAGCAGTAACCACGTTGGGGACACCCGTCTCATCGACAGCCCTTTCAATATACCGCGGTGAAACATGGACACTGGCCGGCTGATTGGGATCAGCCCATTTAGGGAAATCCTTTACCCCATACAACAATACAATAAGTGCAACCAACGCAATCAAAATACCCACAAGCTTCTTCATCAATCTTTTGTCCTCCTGGTAGTCTTATAAACGGCGGCAATAAAGAAGGCGGTGTTGACCCCTGCCCCTATCGCGGCCTCGGTGAAGGCGACATCTACTGCCCCCATCTCCGCCCAGAGCAGGCACATAAAAAAGCTGAAGGCACCAAGGAGTACGACAGCACTGAGGAGATCCTTTACACTTATAGCAGTTACAGCGGCTATAAGTGCAAAAGGTAACAACACAAGGTTTAATTGCCAGATCATTTTCCCCTCCTTTTCGGTGGCCACTCTATAACGGCCTTTCCGTCCTTAGTCCAGGGTGTAAGATCAGATTCAAATGCAGACCTCAGCAATGCATGGGTGGCTGTAGGACTGGCTAAAAACCAGAAGACGGCAATAAATATCAGCTTTATACCTTGAACGGCATCTAACCAGCAAAATCCATGATGCAGATAGTATAAGGCAAGGCCTATAACGAAAAGTAATGTTCCTAAGGTGTCACCCTTTGCTGTGGCATGCATCCTCATGTAAAAGTCAGGAAAACGCAAAAACCCGATCGTAGCTGTGGTAAAGAAGAAGAGGCCTGCCACCATAAATATCGTTTCTACAATAACCATTTATTTAGCTCCTTTCCTGATAAAGTACTTAGAGACGATCAGGGTGGCGATGAAGTTCAAGATAGAATAAGCCAGTGCCAGATCTATAAACATATCAATCCGTTTATAAATAAATCCCATAAGCACTAAAAGGATGATCGTCTTGGTGCCAATAAACCCAGCACCGATGATCCTGTCAAATACCGTAGGTCCAAATACCGCCCTATACAGAGAAAGAAAGATAAGAACACATAAGGCAAGGGCAGCGGCCAAGAAGAAGTTTTCCATCTAATCCTCCATGTACAATGAGTATATCCGATCTTCCATTTTCCCTGGTAAGGCCTCTGCCACAGTTCTATCTATGGCATGCACATAAAAGTAGCCATCTTTAATGAGCACGGTGATAGTCCCCGGTGTAAGGGTAATGGAATTGGCAAATGTGACCAGCGAAAGGTCCTTCTTGAGTTTGGTTTTGAACCTAATGATATGGGGATCGATCAATTTCGGCATCCTGGGATGGAGGGCAAGATAGGCAATATAAATGTTCGCTCGTATAATTTGATATAAAAGCCAAGGAATATATTTGATAAAATTTATTGTTTCCTTGATCTTACCCTTCGACCGGATGTCCTTAAACAGAAAGTCATGAGAGATATAGGCCACTAAAGCGCAACAAAGCACGCCCCATGAAAGATGCCACCAGTCGAGGTGCCCAGAGATAAAGATCCAGAAAACAAAAAGGATACTAAAAGTGACGATAAAGGCCATCCGTATCCTCCTGTGCATAAGTTAAGTATATTTCTGTCAACCTTGAGGATGAACTTTTAATTTCTCTTTTGTAATGATTAAAATTTTTACGCCCGGCACCCTTTCTATATAGAGTTCCGAGCTGTATCAATGGAGGATGGCGAGAAACACATGGATCTGGGAGTATTTTTGGATGTTATCTTTCTCTTTGCCTATATTCTCTTGTTCGGTTGAAGAAAGAGGGGACTCTAAGGTACTAAGTCATTGGGTTCCCTCCTCCGTTTTTTCTTCTTTGACCTCGGTCTCTTTTTTCCGCGGAAAAGGACCTACCCCTCTTTCATCCTTCCTCTCTTCCTTTTTCCTTTCTTTCATCTTGCAATTTCCCTCGAATATTGCCCCATCATCGATTATGATGGAAGGGGTGGTTATATCCCCGATCACCCTTCCGGGGTGTTGGAGCTCCACCTTTTCCTTGGCGGTTATATTGCCCACCACCTCCCCTTGGATGATGGCGGCCCCTACGTTGATCTTCCCCTCGATCTTTGCTGTCTCCCCCACGACCAATATGTCCTCGCTGTGGATTTCACCTTTGAAACGGCCATCCAGCCTCACCGCCCCGCTATAGCTCAATTTGCCATCAAAGGAGGTCTCACCCCCCAAGAAGGCATTTACCTCCCCCCGCCCCAGAGAATCCATTACCTTTCCTTCTTTTTTCCACATTTGAATTGTCCTCCTCACGCAGATCTATGTCAGTTATAGTCTATCAACTCCCCTGATGACCTCTAAGATCCTTTCCAGATCGTTCAAGGAATAGAACTCGATCTCGATTGTCCCCCTATCCCCTCTCATTTTGATCCTCACTTGGGTCTTCAAAAGGCGACGCAACTCCTCCCGGAGCGATTCTATCTCCAGAGTCCCCTCTTCCCTGGCAGGTTTTCTCACCTCTGGTGCCAGGAGGCGCCTCACCCCCTCCTCTGTCTCCCGAACCGAGAGCCCCTTTTTCACGATCCTTCGACAAAAGGAGATCTGCTCCCTTTCGTTTCTCAAGGCCAGAAGGGCCCGGGCATGGCCCATGGTGATCTCATTTCTTTCCAAGGCACCTTTGGCCTCGTCGGGAAGCTTCAACAAACGCAGGGTGTTGGCCACAGAAGACCTATCCTTGCAAATCCGCTGGGCCAGGGCCTCTTGGGTATAAGCGAATTCCCTGATCAGCCGCTGATACGCCTCTGCCTCCTCTAGGGGGTTTAGGTCCTCTCGCTGGAGGTTTTCTATCAGGGCCATCTCGATGGCCTCCTGATCGGTGGCCTCTTTGAGGAGGATGGGGATTCTTTTTAGACCCACCCTTTGGGCCGCCCGCCACCTCCTCTCCCCCACAATGATTTCGTATTCCCCCCCCTTTTTGCGCACCACTAGGGGTTGTAATATCCCCTTTTCTCTTATGGACTGAGCAAGTTCCTCTATACCCTCATCTGGGAGTAGCCTCCTTGGTTGCCAAGGGTTGGGATGGAGTTCATTAACATCACATAAGAGGAGGTTTCCCCTTTCCCCCTTTTCCATTTCGGGGAATAGGGCCCCCAACCCCTTTCCTAAGGCTACCCGTTTAGCCATGGTTCCCCTTCCCGTTTTTGAGGATCTCTTTTGCCAATTCGATGTAGCTTTGTGCCCCCTTGGAGTAGGCATCGTATAGAATCACCGGTTTTCCATAGCTGGGTGCTTCACTCAACCTGATGTTTCTCGGGATGATGGTAGAAAAGACCTTCCCCTTGAAGTGGGACTTTACCTCCTCAGCCACCTGCTGGGAGAGGTTGTTTCTCACATCGTACATGGTGAGCAATATCCCCTCAATCTGCAGATTGGGATTGAGATGTTTCTTTACAAGCCCGATGGTCTTTAGCAGTTGAGTCAATCCCTCCATGGCATAATATTCACATTGCAGGGGGATGAGGACGGAGTGAGCGGCAGTCAGAGAATTTACCGTGAGGAGTCCCAAAGATGGAGGACAGTCGATAAAGATGAAGTCGTATTCGGGCACCACCTCCCTCAAGACCTCCTTTAGTTTCTTCTCCCTGGCTATCTCATTGATCAACTCGATCTCCGCCCCGATAAGGTCGGTGTTGGCCGTGACTATCTTCAAATACGGGATCTCGGTGTCTCTGATGATCTCTCGGATGCTCACCTCTTCTATCAAGGCGTGATAGAGATTTTCTCTTATATCCTCCTTGCCATATCCCACCCCACTTGAGGAATTCCCTTGGGGATCGGCGTCTAACAAGAGGGTCCTTACCTTGGCAATGGCCAAAGAAGCGGAGAGGTTTACCGCCGTGGTCGTCTTCCCCACCCCTCCCTTTTGATTAGCGATACTTATGACCTTCCCCATGTCCAGGAGCAGCCCTCTTGATTAGAAAGGCCCTCTTTTTTCGTTAATTATCATAAACACATCCCTTTGAAAAGGGGAAATTTCGGTAGCTTTATTGATTAAAGTACCTTAGAGCTGCCGGGGTTAGGTACTCGGAGAATTGAAAGTAAAGGAGGATCCTGCTCTCTCGCATAAAGGGCAGGGTCAATTTCTTCACCTCGATCAGGCGCAGACCTAATTTCTCGCAATCCAGCCCCTGTAGCTCCTCCTGCCCCCTCTTTCCCCTCATCCCCAAGATGAATCCTCCCTCTTTAGTATAGGGGAGGGCCAGTTGCAGGAATGTCGGCAGATCTGCCACAGCCCGTGAGATGACCAGGTCAAAACCCCTGGCGTATCTCCCAATGATCTCCCTTTTCTGCGCCCGGCCATGGACGGCCTCCACCCCTTCTAGCCTTAACCCCCTGGCTATATGTCGCAGGAAGAAGACCTTCTTTTGGGAGGCCTCTAATAGCAGCAACTCGATAGAGGGGAATAAAATCTTCAAGGGCAGGCCGGGGAATCCTGCCCCCGCCCCTATATCCAAGACCTTTTTCGCCCCTTGTAGGTAAGGGGCAACGGTGAAGGAGTCCAAGAAATGTTTCACCCCTATCTCCAGATCTCCCTTTAAGGCGGTGAGGTTGACCTTTTGATTCCACCTCTTTAATTCCTCAATATAATAAAGGTAGCTTTCTACATTCTGGGCGGTCAAGGCCACCCCGATCTCCTCGGCCCCTCTGAGCAATATGTCTTTAAGGCTCTGCATCCTCCTTCCCCAGGGAGTAGATCCCTGCCTCCACCGCCATATTATCCAATTATCCCCTCTTTAAAACCCTTATATCTTATAGATGGGTTCCCCCCTCCTCATTCCAGTACGTTCTCATTCTGTCACCCACCGTTGTTAAGCCTTGAATGCACCTTTGGTGCCGATGTACTTGTTCCTCAGCTTTGGTTTCTCTATCTTGCCCGTCGGATTGCGCGGGATCTCCCCAAAAAGGATTTTCCTCGGCCTTTTGTATCGAGGCAGAGTCTCACAGAACTCAAGGACCTCCTCCTCTGTCAAGGCCTGGCCTGGCACCACCTCTATGACGACCGTCAAGATCTCACCTAACCGTTCATCCGGGTAACCGATTGCTGCGACATCCTTTACCTTCTGGTTGGTATGCAAGAAGTCCTCTACCTCTACAGGGAAGATATTCTCTCCTCCGGAGATGATGACATCCTTCTTCCTGTCAACCAGAAAGATGAATCCATCCTCGTCCTGTCGGGCCATGTCCCCCGTATACAGCCACCCTTCTCTTAAGGCATCTGCGGTTGCTGCTGGGTTCTTATAGTATTCTCTCATAACCCCATCACCTCGAACAACCAATTCTCCAACCTCCCCTAGTGGGATGGGGTTACCATCCGTATCTACTATTTGTGTTTCCCAGTTGAAGCCAGGCAAACCGATCGCGCCGACCTTATGTTCATTCTCTATGCCAAGATGTACACAGCCAGGCCCTGTGGACTCGCTCAAACCATAGTTGGTGTCATAGGCCATGTTTGGGAAGTACTCTTTCCAGTGTTTCACAAGCGAAGGAGGGACAGGTTGAGCACCTATATGCATGAGCCGCCATTGGCTGAGATCATAATCTTCCGGCTTCAGTTCTCCACTGTCAAGCTTCAATAGTATATCCTGGGCCCACGGGACGAGGAGCCAGACGATGGTCCCCTTTTCCTCGCTCACTGCCTCCAAAATCCACTCGGGAGAGA
This genomic stretch from Deltaproteobacteria bacterium harbors:
- a CDS encoding polymer-forming cytoskeletal protein, with translation MWKKEGKVMDSLGRGEVNAFLGGETSFDGKLSYSGAVRLDGRFKGEIHSEDILVVGETAKIEGKINVGAAIIQGEVVGNITAKEKVELQHPGRVIGDITTPSIIIDDGAIFEGNCKMKERKKEERKDERGVGPFPRKKETEVKEEKTEEGTQ
- a CDS encoding AAA family ATPase, with the translated sequence MGKVISIANQKGGVGKTTTAVNLSASLAIAKVRTLLLDADPQGNSSSGVGYGKEDIRENLYHALIEEVSIREIIRDTEIPYLKIVTANTDLIGAEIELINEIAREKKLKEVLREVVPEYDFIFIDCPPSLGLLTVNSLTAAHSVLIPLQCEYYAMEGLTQLLKTIGLVKKHLNPNLQIEGILLTMYDVRNNLSQQVAEEVKSHFKGKVFSTIIPRNIRLSEAPSYGKPVILYDAYSKGAQSYIELAKEILKNGKGNHG
- a CDS encoding ParB/RepB/Spo0J family partition protein gives rise to the protein MAKRVALGKGLGALFPEMEKGERGNLLLCDVNELHPNPWQPRRLLPDEGIEELAQSIREKGILQPLVVRKKGGEYEIIVGERRWRAAQRVGLKRIPILLKEATDQEAIEMALIENLQREDLNPLEEAEAYQRLIREFAYTQEALAQRICKDRSSVANTLRLLKLPDEAKGALERNEITMGHARALLALRNEREQISFCRRIVKKGLSVRETEEGVRRLLAPEVRKPAREEGTLEIESLREELRRLLKTQVRIKMRGDRGTIEIEFYSLNDLERILEVIRGVDRL
- a CDS encoding DUF4040 domain-containing protein; the protein is MIWQLNLVLLPFALIAAVTAISVKDLLSAVVLLGAFSFFMCLLWAEMGAVDVAFTEAAIGAGVNTAFFIAAVYKTTRRTKD
- a CDS encoding pH regulation protein F; this translates as MENFFLAAALALCVLIFLSLYRAVFGPTVFDRIIGAGFIGTKTIILLVLMGFIYKRIDMFIDLALAYSILNFIATLIVSKYFIRKGAK
- a CDS encoding monovalent cation/H(+) antiporter subunit G, whose product is MVIVETIFMVAGLFFFTTATIGFLRFPDFYMRMHATAKGDTLGTLLFVIGLALYYLHHGFCWLDAVQGIKLIFIAVFWFLASPTATHALLRSAFESDLTPWTKDGKAVIEWPPKRRGK
- a CDS encoding Na+/H+ antiporter subunit E, with the translated sequence MAFIVTFSILFVFWIFISGHLDWWHLSWGVLCCALVAYISHDFLFKDIRSKGKIKETINFIKYIPWLLYQIIRANIYIAYLALHPRMPKLIDPHIIRFKTKLKKDLSLVTFANSITLTPGTITVLIKDGYFYVHAIDRTVAEALPGKMEDRIYSLYMED
- the rsmG gene encoding 16S rRNA (guanine(527)-N(7))-methyltransferase RsmG — its product is MQSLKDILLRGAEEIGVALTAQNVESYLYYIEELKRWNQKVNLTALKGDLEIGVKHFLDSFTVAPYLQGAKKVLDIGAGAGFPGLPLKILFPSIELLLLEASQKKVFFLRHIARGLRLEGVEAVHGRAQKREIIGRYARGFDLVISRAVADLPTFLQLALPYTKEGGFILGMRGKRGQEELQGLDCEKLGLRLIEVKKLTLPFMRESRILLYFQFSEYLTPAALRYFNQ
- a CDS encoding acyl--CoA ligase codes for the protein MHLGEMLSRNARLYPNNLALIERVPAENKRREITWKQLDESANCFANALMKRGIKKGDKVIHLMMNSIDWLIAYFGIIRTGAWAVPLNFRFTSSDIKYCVDVAEPQAMVFSEEFTDRIDAIKDEMPTIEHYIYVGKELPAYAEPFDKVLEASSPSPPNVEIEYEDPCGLYFTSGTTGTPKPILLTHRNMVCACITENAHHYQTKRDNFILIPPLYHTGAKMHWFGSLIVGGRAVILKGVSPEWILEAVSEEKGTIVWLLVPWAQDILLKLDSGELKPEDYDLSQWRLMHIGAQPVPPSLVKHWKEYFPNMAYDTNYGLSESTGPGCVHLGIENEHKVGAIGLPGFNWETQIVDTDGNPIPLGEVGELVVRGDGVMREYYKNPAATADALREGWLYTGDMARQDEDGFIFLVDRKKDVIISGGENIFPVEVEDFLHTNQKVKDVAAIGYPDERLGEILTVVIEVVPGQALTEEEVLEFCETLPRYKRPRKILFGEIPRNPTGKIEKPKLRNKYIGTKGAFKA